From one Paeniglutamicibacter psychrophenolicus genomic stretch:
- a CDS encoding ATP-binding protein: MNQMNAFGDQDSLFGQEQETLFAEALQHPHGQTSHGQGLDAVASKETPEVTRASVPQAEAFEFEGLEPGFRLRRLEILNWGTFDEEVRRFILDGKNSLLTGDIGSGKSTVVDAITTLLLPAHRIEFNKAAGAQKKERSLMSYVRGFHKSERGGGESSKPVALRKPGSYTVVLGVFGNAEMDKAVTLALTLWATQEAGQPNRFYSLAEGEQSITGDFANFGGEPRKLKSRLKTDGVKTFDAFEQYESEFKRQFGITGSQAMDLFHRTVSMKQVENITSFVRTNMLDDDDVAERLKNLILHFDDLKKAHDAVRRARDQIEMLVPVREHSARHRELDSQEKTSRALRDELTPWFMSRQLELSLEHQAELGRTAQRLHRESEAKKAQAATAQEQLAVIRDDIRTQGGGRLAAIDSEIHAARAARERQKTKAASYGASAALLELAEVRDQVDFDANVAALPETTKRLADETAALNQDHGELLGQVREAAAEEASLKEEHASLQARANLLPREQLEIRHRLCMATGIDEAVLPYIGELLRVRPGEQLWESAAELTLRGFALSLLVPQEHYAAVSSWVDANNLRGRLVYRKVDAEPVRAVEQRPGTLASKVEIKAGTHFRAYLAAELNKRFDHQCCESLEDFRRHPRAVTPNGQLKTGGGRHEKDDRPASRDRRNFVLGWDNHEKMAMVRRLMEESAARRLGFERRVAALLQKLGDLGLAQRAVGTVQGVESFAEISWQLTARTIDGLEAEHRELSGANDQLSLLATKEAELVLGLKKLQDQSEVLLDRGGRNKQALEDIEAAIAGCRESLAETPASSDSGVLVQLARLTTEALGDAELSYRNTTTTERTVREQLTTRIDGLNRQVIRAGENTLNRMSEFRAKYPEECTDIDNSLQAAGEFTALLEKLQKDDLPRFATRFKEALNQNTINEIVAFNAFLDARKTDITGRIGQINASLAQIDYNAGRHIQLEHDQSTDPEIREFIVDLRSCSEGTLGESEQYSELKFAQVSKLVERFRGRDGLSSLDQRWTAKVTDVRNWFTFSASERWSETGEEFEHFTDSGGKSGGQKEKLAYTILAAALAFQFGLGGRKSGKTEAKRNFRFVVIDEAFGRGSDESARYGLELFRQMKLQLLIVTPLQKIHVIEPFVAHVGFVDNPSGQASHLRNMSIEEYRAQKELRGK; the protein is encoded by the coding sequence ATGAACCAGATGAACGCCTTCGGGGACCAGGACTCGCTGTTCGGGCAGGAGCAGGAGACGCTTTTTGCCGAAGCGCTGCAGCATCCCCATGGCCAGACGTCCCACGGCCAGGGGTTGGATGCGGTGGCCAGCAAGGAAACACCCGAGGTCACCAGGGCGTCGGTGCCGCAGGCCGAGGCCTTCGAGTTCGAGGGCCTGGAACCCGGATTCCGCCTGCGCCGGCTCGAGATCCTGAACTGGGGCACCTTCGACGAGGAGGTTCGCCGCTTCATCCTGGACGGGAAGAACTCGCTGCTGACCGGGGACATCGGCTCGGGCAAGTCGACGGTGGTCGATGCGATCACCACGCTGCTGCTGCCGGCGCACCGGATCGAGTTCAACAAGGCCGCGGGCGCGCAGAAGAAGGAACGCAGCCTCATGTCCTACGTGCGGGGCTTCCACAAGTCCGAGCGCGGGGGCGGCGAATCCTCCAAGCCGGTCGCGCTGCGCAAGCCCGGCTCCTACACCGTGGTGCTGGGCGTGTTCGGCAACGCGGAAATGGACAAGGCCGTCACCCTCGCGCTGACGTTGTGGGCCACCCAGGAGGCGGGCCAGCCCAACCGCTTCTACTCGCTGGCCGAAGGCGAACAGTCAATCACAGGGGACTTTGCGAACTTCGGAGGGGAACCCCGGAAGCTCAAGAGCCGGTTGAAAACCGATGGGGTCAAGACCTTTGATGCTTTTGAGCAGTATGAATCGGAGTTCAAGCGCCAGTTCGGGATCACCGGGTCCCAGGCCATGGACCTGTTCCACCGCACGGTGTCGATGAAACAGGTGGAGAACATCACCAGCTTCGTGCGCACCAACATGCTCGACGACGATGACGTGGCGGAGCGGCTCAAGAACCTGATCCTGCACTTCGACGATTTGAAGAAGGCGCACGACGCGGTGCGCCGGGCCAGGGACCAGATCGAGATGCTCGTCCCGGTCCGCGAGCACTCGGCCCGGCACCGCGAACTGGATTCGCAGGAGAAAACCAGCCGCGCGCTGCGCGACGAGCTGACCCCGTGGTTCATGTCCAGGCAGCTGGAATTGAGCCTGGAACACCAGGCGGAGCTTGGGCGCACCGCACAGCGGCTTCACCGCGAGTCGGAGGCCAAGAAGGCGCAGGCGGCCACGGCCCAGGAGCAGTTGGCCGTGATCCGCGATGACATCCGCACGCAGGGCGGCGGGAGGCTTGCCGCCATCGATTCGGAGATCCATGCGGCGCGCGCCGCACGGGAACGACAGAAAACCAAGGCCGCAAGCTACGGCGCTTCGGCCGCGTTGCTTGAGCTGGCCGAGGTGCGCGACCAGGTCGATTTCGACGCGAACGTCGCCGCGCTGCCGGAAACCACCAAGCGGCTGGCTGACGAAACGGCGGCACTGAACCAGGACCACGGCGAGCTGCTGGGCCAGGTTCGCGAGGCCGCCGCGGAGGAAGCCTCGCTCAAGGAAGAACACGCGTCCTTGCAGGCGCGAGCCAACCTGCTGCCGCGCGAGCAGCTGGAAATCCGCCACCGGCTCTGTATGGCGACCGGCATCGACGAGGCGGTGCTCCCGTACATCGGCGAGCTGCTGCGCGTGCGCCCGGGCGAGCAATTGTGGGAGAGCGCCGCGGAGCTGACGCTGCGCGGATTCGCCCTGTCGCTGCTGGTGCCCCAGGAGCACTATGCCGCGGTGTCCAGCTGGGTGGATGCGAACAACCTGCGCGGGCGGCTGGTCTACCGGAAGGTCGACGCGGAACCCGTGCGCGCCGTGGAGCAGCGGCCCGGGACGCTGGCGTCGAAGGTGGAGATCAAGGCCGGCACGCACTTCCGCGCCTACCTGGCCGCGGAGCTGAACAAGCGCTTCGACCACCAATGCTGCGAATCCCTGGAGGATTTCCGCCGCCACCCGCGGGCGGTGACGCCCAACGGGCAGCTCAAGACCGGCGGCGGGCGCCACGAGAAGGACGACAGGCCCGCGAGCCGGGACCGCCGGAACTTCGTGCTTGGCTGGGACAACCACGAGAAGATGGCGATGGTCCGCCGGCTCATGGAGGAGAGCGCGGCCAGGCGCCTGGGATTCGAGCGGCGCGTCGCTGCGCTGCTGCAGAAGCTTGGCGACCTGGGGTTGGCCCAGCGCGCGGTGGGCACCGTGCAGGGCGTGGAGTCTTTCGCGGAGATCAGCTGGCAGCTCACCGCACGAACGATCGACGGGCTCGAAGCCGAGCACCGGGAACTGTCCGGTGCCAATGACCAGCTGTCGCTGCTGGCCACCAAGGAAGCCGAGCTGGTGCTGGGCCTGAAGAAGCTGCAGGACCAGTCGGAGGTGCTGCTCGACCGAGGTGGACGGAACAAGCAAGCCCTCGAGGACATCGAAGCGGCGATTGCCGGATGCCGCGAGTCCCTGGCCGAAACCCCGGCCAGCAGCGACAGCGGGGTCCTGGTCCAGCTGGCGCGATTGACCACCGAAGCGCTGGGCGATGCCGAGCTGAGCTACCGCAACACCACGACCACCGAGCGAACGGTGCGCGAGCAGCTGACCACCCGCATCGACGGCTTGAACCGGCAGGTGATCAGGGCCGGGGAAAACACGCTGAACAGGATGTCGGAGTTCAGGGCCAAGTATCCCGAGGAATGCACGGACATCGACAATTCGCTGCAGGCCGCCGGGGAATTCACCGCACTGCTCGAGAAGCTCCAGAAGGACGACCTGCCGCGCTTCGCCACCCGCTTCAAGGAGGCGCTGAACCAGAACACCATCAACGAGATCGTTGCGTTCAACGCCTTCCTCGATGCACGCAAGACCGACATCACCGGACGCATCGGGCAGATCAACGCTTCCCTCGCGCAGATCGACTACAACGCCGGCCGGCACATCCAGCTGGAGCACGACCAGTCCACCGATCCGGAAATCAGGGAGTTCATCGTGGATTTGCGCTCCTGTTCCGAAGGGACGCTGGGGGAGTCCGAGCAGTATTCGGAGCTGAAGTTCGCGCAGGTCTCCAAGCTGGTGGAGCGCTTCCGCGGCCGCGACGGGCTGAGTAGCCTGGACCAACGGTGGACGGCGAAGGTCACCGACGTGCGCAACTGGTTCACCTTCAGCGCCTCCGAACGTTGGAGCGAGACGGGCGAGGAATTCGAGCATTTCACCGATTCGGGCGGCAAATCCGGCGGGCAGAAGGAGAAGCTTGCCTACACGATCCTCGCCGCGGCGCTGGCCTTCCAGTTCGGGCTCGGCGGACGCAAGTCCGGCAAGACCGAGGCCAAGCGGAACTTCAGGTTCGTGGTGATCGACGAGGCCTTCGGCCGGGGCTCGGACGAGTCGGCCCGCTACGGGTTGGAGCTGTTCCGGCAAATGAAACTGCAGTTGCTGATCGTCACCCCGCTGCAGAAGATCCACGTGATCGAGCCGTTCGTGGCGCACGTGGGGTTCGTCGACAACCCCTCCGGACAGGCATCGCACCTGCGGAACATGAGCATCGAGGAATACCGGGCCCAGAAGGAACTCCGTGGCAAATAG
- a CDS encoding Wadjet anti-phage system protein JetD domain-containing protein — protein sequence MANRVAPWTGVAGLRDVCLKSWDRGDMLRELLEPSDAYPRRRALKAPTAGELRQRFAEVKDWARELHAGAGHYRLETRSIGHQSVGANDVPQAARFDSVADEIAFAGKGRDAAAFLKFAAALEAAEPGLRPWVLAKPFQLLELGPETLVVARVARWLVENPEPGIYVRQLALAGVHTKFVEKHMRSIDEMVAVLTGAAAPRSSSMKSFRARHGFTTEPDTVRMRALPGILNAPGGAEDVEIAAEAFENLALPVQRVIVTENKTNFLALPLMPGTLIVFGGGYGFSGLGAAGWVGGCDVVYWGDLDTHGFAILNQLRSHHPHVRSVLMDQETLMDHRGFWGVEMSPSKGIPAHLDAAEARLFGELASGVHGERIRLEQEQVNWDYALARIGDACGWDVAE from the coding sequence GTGGCAAATAGGGTTGCGCCATGGACTGGCGTGGCAGGGCTGCGGGACGTGTGCCTGAAGTCATGGGACCGCGGGGATATGCTGCGCGAATTGCTGGAGCCATCGGATGCTTATCCGCGCCGCCGCGCCTTGAAGGCGCCGACTGCCGGCGAACTGCGCCAGCGCTTTGCCGAGGTGAAGGACTGGGCCCGGGAGCTGCATGCCGGGGCCGGGCACTACCGCCTGGAAACCCGGAGCATCGGGCACCAGAGCGTCGGGGCGAACGATGTCCCGCAGGCGGCACGTTTTGATTCCGTCGCCGACGAGATCGCCTTCGCGGGCAAGGGCAGGGATGCGGCGGCGTTCCTGAAATTTGCCGCCGCGCTCGAAGCGGCGGAACCCGGCCTCCGCCCGTGGGTGCTGGCCAAGCCGTTCCAGCTTCTGGAGCTGGGCCCAGAGACCCTGGTGGTCGCACGGGTCGCCCGATGGCTGGTGGAGAACCCGGAACCGGGCATCTACGTGCGCCAGCTGGCCCTTGCCGGTGTGCACACCAAGTTCGTGGAAAAGCACATGCGGTCCATCGACGAGATGGTCGCGGTCCTCACCGGCGCTGCGGCCCCGCGCAGCTCCTCGATGAAGTCCTTCAGGGCACGTCACGGCTTTACGACCGAGCCCGACACCGTGCGCATGCGCGCGCTGCCCGGGATCCTGAACGCGCCGGGCGGGGCCGAGGACGTGGAAATCGCCGCCGAGGCCTTCGAAAACCTGGCGCTGCCGGTGCAGCGGGTGATAGTCACCGAGAACAAGACGAACTTCCTGGCGCTGCCGTTGATGCCCGGCACGCTCATCGTTTTCGGTGGCGGTTACGGGTTCAGCGGGCTGGGCGCCGCCGGGTGGGTTGGCGGCTGCGACGTCGTTTATTGGGGAGATTTGGACACGCACGGCTTTGCCATCCTGAACCAGCTGCGTTCGCACCACCCGCATGTGCGCAGCGTCTTGATGGACCAGGAAACGCTGATGGACCACCGCGGATTCTGGGGCGTCGAGATGAGCCCGTCGAAGGGGATTCCCGCCCACCTGGATGCGGCCGAGGCCCGGCTCTTCGGCGAACTGGCCTCGGGCGTCCACGGGGAGCGGATCCGGTTGGAACAGGAACAGGTCAACTGGGACTATGCGCTGGCGCGCATCGGGGATGCCTGCGGGTGGGACGTCGCGGAATGA
- a CDS encoding helix-turn-helix domain-containing protein, producing the protein MLTVSHDPAAVESQLLGRELPCPRCQDRLRPWGFGTARVIRCGTPIRSRWVTPRRARCRGCRATHILLPAEFACRRADHAEVIGQAVELGAAQGLGYRKIAAILERPESTVRDWLRTFKTNAPAITEAFTARVHRATAEALEFWPAPAKTAAAHALGMLMAHARVLARLHGTAAGTVVTMTWHSAALFAHGPWFFSEAGWPEGVQHVPALPRQR; encoded by the coding sequence ATGCTTACGGTAAGCCACGATCCCGCCGCTGTCGAATCCCAGCTCCTGGGCCGCGAACTTCCCTGCCCGCGTTGCCAGGACCGGCTGCGGCCCTGGGGCTTCGGGACGGCACGGGTCATCCGCTGCGGAACACCGATCCGGAGCCGCTGGGTCACCCCTCGCCGGGCCCGCTGCCGCGGCTGCCGGGCCACCCACATCCTCTTGCCCGCCGAGTTTGCCTGCCGCCGGGCCGACCACGCGGAGGTGATCGGGCAGGCCGTGGAACTTGGCGCCGCCCAGGGACTAGGGTACCGGAAGATCGCTGCGATCCTGGAGCGGCCCGAGTCCACGGTGCGGGACTGGCTGCGCACCTTCAAGACCAACGCCCCGGCCATCACCGAAGCCTTCACCGCCCGGGTGCACCGGGCGACCGCCGAGGCCCTGGAATTCTGGCCGGCACCGGCAAAGACCGCCGCGGCCCATGCGTTGGGCATGCTGATGGCCCACGCCCGGGTCCTGGCCCGCCTGCACGGCACGGCCGCCGGCACCGTGGTCACCATGACGTGGCATTCCGCCGCCCTGTTCGCGCATGGTCCGTGGTTCTTCAGCGAGGCCGGGTGGCCCGAAGGCGTGCAACACGTACCCGCCCTGCCGCGACAGCGGTAA
- a CDS encoding HipA domain-containing protein, translated as MPEGTSLSNHEPLLNPILDRDLADRINSIKLDADAWIPLDAPARFSLAGTQGKFALADIDGDWYWSNESVPSTHIVKPGAPRLEGIEHAEVAALELARTIGIEAASAQVLHVEDHQAFIVRRFDRARQDNSVFSRRLHTEDLAQALGIGPADKYNITVEQAFRKLSDVDREGSMRRTFLDQVVFNTLIGNADAHAKNYSVLLSPGRISLAPLYDAVPVALYPQYDQDLAMRIAGARQSQAVSLSHWRKLAKRIGFDQDELGARVLEIALSVGENLDEAWSTLPPHQAKLLGAVVGRNVEKASRAN; from the coding sequence TTGCCCGAAGGAACCAGCCTGTCGAACCATGAGCCATTGCTGAACCCAATTCTGGACCGGGATCTTGCCGACCGGATCAATAGCATCAAGCTCGATGCAGATGCGTGGATCCCGCTGGATGCTCCCGCGCGCTTTTCCCTGGCGGGAACCCAAGGTAAATTCGCGCTGGCCGACATCGACGGCGACTGGTACTGGTCCAACGAAAGCGTCCCCTCGACACACATCGTCAAGCCGGGGGCACCACGGCTTGAGGGCATCGAGCACGCAGAGGTCGCGGCGCTCGAGTTGGCCCGCACGATCGGCATTGAAGCCGCCTCGGCCCAGGTTCTTCATGTTGAGGACCACCAAGCATTTATCGTCAGGCGTTTCGACAGGGCCCGGCAGGACAACTCGGTTTTCTCTCGGCGCCTGCACACCGAGGATCTCGCCCAAGCCCTGGGAATCGGGCCGGCGGACAAGTACAACATCACCGTGGAGCAAGCTTTTCGGAAACTTTCCGACGTGGACCGCGAGGGGAGCATGCGCCGCACGTTCCTCGATCAGGTTGTTTTCAATACCCTGATAGGAAATGCAGACGCACACGCGAAGAACTACTCGGTGCTCCTTAGTCCGGGCCGCATCTCCCTGGCGCCCCTGTACGACGCGGTACCCGTGGCGCTCTATCCGCAATACGACCAGGACCTTGCCATGCGGATTGCCGGCGCCCGGCAATCCCAGGCGGTCAGCCTCTCCCACTGGCGCAAGCTTGCCAAGCGAATTGGATTCGACCAGGACGAGCTGGGTGCCCGGGTCCTGGAAATCGCCTTATCGGTTGGGGAAAACCTTGACGAAGCATGGTCGACGCTCCCACCACACCAGGCCAAGCTGCTCGGCGCGGTCGTCGGCCGCAATGTCGAGAAGGCATCGCGGGCCAACTGA
- a CDS encoding DUF4194 domain-containing protein: protein MNLDDALPFEMDADAVAGADQGAIAPTASDALSLVLTHLLRGVVYREADPKLWQALGENIATARDYVAVLGLELFHDDIEGYAFLRSNQDEDSKLPRLVARRPLTFHVSLLLALLRVRLAEFDQQTSESRLVMSREQIAEMVSVFMPETSNEVRLFDQLNTSIKKVAELGFLRKLRGTDDHYEVQRIIKAFVDAQWLGELDARLADYRTALEGTK from the coding sequence ATGAACCTGGACGATGCATTGCCCTTCGAGATGGATGCCGATGCGGTTGCGGGCGCTGACCAGGGCGCGATCGCACCGACTGCGTCCGATGCCCTCTCCCTGGTGCTCACCCACCTGCTCAGGGGCGTGGTCTACCGCGAGGCCGATCCCAAGCTGTGGCAGGCGCTGGGGGAGAACATTGCCACGGCCCGGGACTATGTCGCGGTGCTCGGCCTGGAGCTCTTCCACGACGACATCGAGGGCTACGCGTTCCTGCGCTCGAACCAGGACGAGGACTCCAAGCTGCCGAGGCTGGTCGCCCGCCGGCCGCTGACCTTCCACGTCTCGCTGCTGCTGGCGCTGCTGCGGGTGCGGCTGGCCGAGTTCGACCAGCAGACCTCCGAGAGCCGGTTGGTGATGTCCCGCGAGCAGATCGCGGAGATGGTCTCGGTGTTCATGCCCGAAACCAGCAACGAGGTGCGCCTGTTCGACCAGCTGAACACGTCCATCAAAAAGGTCGCGGAGCTGGGCTTCCTGCGCAAGCTGCGCGGCACCGATGACCACTACGAGGTCCAACGGATCATCAAGGCGTTCGTGGATGCGCAGTGGCTGGGCGAGCTTGACGCGCGGTTGGCCGACTACCGCACGGCCCTGGAAGGAACGAAATGA
- a CDS encoding DDE-type integrase/transposase/recombinase → MTSAPAHPPLELGAAPQPPGPVPHLFVEGPALPQEAPHAVPAPASLLSPVPPNPAPRATTPLMRKEHREKIALFRYQVIRAAADHSLTTRQRGPLVRALAEVEHPWPFGGTRRYSRETLDRWIKAWQDHGFDGLKPDERASAPYTDSTVLALAESLKREKPNRTAAQVKRIIAEAMGTAPSETTLLRHFRSRNIPTGVRPVATGRFEADHPNEIWVGDALHGPKINGRKTYLFAFLDDHSSMVTAARWAWAEDAIRLGAVLRPAFETYGIPEVVYLDNGAAMVDKSLSRTCAKLGIRLVHSAPYRPQGRGKIERFFSTVTSQFLGEITVTDTPMLPGTDPEAGSQISTLKELNTLFTGWVNMAYHHRQHTSTGQTPLARWEAAWEHREPVRKSLEAIREAFLWSDVRTVTKTGTVSLHANTYEVDPLLAGTRVELVYDPFDLDGQVAVNNHHGHAAGQAKILKIGRHVHAKVANAVRDHDAAANISTGINYLDLVATRHRESRTAAPISFADIQQNTERKAGAVR, encoded by the coding sequence ATGACCAGTGCTCCAGCCCACCCACCCCTTGAGCTTGGTGCTGCCCCGCAGCCACCGGGCCCTGTTCCGCATCTGTTCGTGGAGGGCCCGGCCCTCCCACAGGAGGCGCCCCACGCCGTACCGGCGCCGGCGTCCCTTCTTTCCCCGGTGCCGCCGAATCCGGCCCCGCGGGCCACGACCCCGCTGATGCGCAAGGAACACCGCGAGAAGATCGCCCTCTTCCGCTACCAGGTGATCCGGGCCGCGGCCGACCATTCCCTGACGACCCGGCAGCGCGGGCCCCTGGTCCGCGCCCTGGCCGAGGTCGAGCACCCGTGGCCGTTCGGCGGCACCCGCCGCTACTCCCGCGAAACCCTGGACCGCTGGATCAAGGCCTGGCAGGACCACGGCTTCGACGGGCTGAAACCCGACGAACGCGCCAGCGCACCCTACACCGACTCCACCGTGCTGGCCCTGGCCGAATCCCTGAAGCGGGAGAAACCGAACCGGACCGCGGCGCAGGTCAAAAGGATCATCGCCGAGGCCATGGGCACCGCGCCCTCGGAGACCACGCTGCTGCGCCACTTCCGCTCCAGGAACATTCCCACCGGCGTTCGGCCGGTGGCCACCGGCCGCTTCGAGGCCGACCATCCGAACGAGATCTGGGTGGGCGATGCCCTGCACGGGCCGAAAATCAACGGCAGGAAAACCTACCTCTTCGCGTTCCTTGACGACCATTCCAGCATGGTCACCGCCGCCCGCTGGGCCTGGGCCGAGGACGCCATCAGGCTCGGCGCGGTGCTGCGGCCGGCCTTCGAAACCTACGGCATCCCCGAGGTCGTATACCTGGACAACGGGGCCGCCATGGTTGACAAGTCCCTGTCGCGGACCTGCGCCAAGCTCGGGATCCGGCTCGTGCATTCGGCCCCCTACCGGCCCCAGGGAAGAGGCAAGATCGAACGCTTCTTTTCGACGGTCACCAGCCAGTTTTTGGGGGAAATCACGGTCACCGACACCCCGATGCTTCCGGGCACCGACCCGGAGGCTGGCTCCCAGATCAGCACCCTGAAGGAGCTGAACACCTTGTTCACCGGGTGGGTGAACATGGCCTACCACCACCGGCAACACACCAGCACCGGGCAAACACCCCTGGCGCGCTGGGAGGCGGCCTGGGAGCACCGGGAACCGGTGCGCAAGTCCCTGGAGGCGATCCGCGAGGCGTTCCTCTGGTCCGATGTCCGCACGGTCACCAAGACCGGGACCGTGTCCCTGCACGCGAACACCTACGAGGTCGATCCGCTGCTGGCCGGCACCAGGGTGGAACTGGTCTATGACCCCTTCGACCTGGACGGGCAGGTCGCGGTGAACAACCACCACGGCCACGCGGCCGGGCAGGCGAAAATCCTGAAGATCGGGCGGCACGTGCACGCCAAGGTCGCCAATGCGGTGAGGGACCACGACGCAGCGGCCAACATCAGCACCGGGATCAACTACCTGGATCTGGTGGCGACCCGGCACCGCGAGTCACGCACCGCCGCGCCGATCAGCTTCGCCGACATCCAGCAGAACACCGAGCGGAAAGCCGGGGCCGTCCGATGA
- a CDS encoding helix-turn-helix domain-containing protein, giving the protein MNVGEASKALGVTERRVRALIQQGKLKARKVGRAWQIDDLQLRRAERRPLSEHSRLVLSRALHNRSLTGLTGQDRKRTAKRIAELRASDNPAVLLIDWWGGKHSGPLNFGTNLVEHALAGNSAYVFESLHRTRHEYLRKPEDLADIVSSERLVQGFTQAELADKAQVSLADLKMIERAIRLPLPSPSRRILRVLNIQPTALPNPAAA; this is encoded by the coding sequence ATGAACGTCGGCGAAGCAAGCAAGGCCCTCGGTGTGACCGAACGACGCGTGCGAGCCCTGATCCAGCAAGGCAAACTCAAGGCGCGGAAGGTCGGGCGCGCCTGGCAGATCGATGACCTTCAGCTCCGCCGGGCCGAGCGCCGGCCGCTATCCGAACATTCGCGGCTGGTCCTGTCACGGGCACTGCACAACCGAAGCCTCACCGGCTTGACGGGCCAGGACCGCAAACGCACGGCCAAGCGCATTGCCGAACTGCGCGCGTCCGACAACCCTGCGGTGCTGCTCATCGATTGGTGGGGTGGCAAGCATTCCGGCCCATTGAACTTCGGCACCAACTTGGTTGAACACGCCCTCGCTGGAAACTCTGCCTACGTCTTCGAGTCCCTGCACAGGACGCGACATGAGTACCTCCGCAAGCCCGAGGACCTTGCTGACATCGTTTCCTCCGAACGCCTTGTCCAAGGATTCACCCAGGCCGAACTGGCGGACAAGGCCCAAGTATCCCTGGCGGATCTGAAGATGATCGAACGCGCCATACGTTTGCCCTTGCCTTCGCCGAGCCGCAGAATTCTCCGCGTGCTGAATATCCAGCCAACTGCACTCCCGAATCCGGCGGCAGCATGA
- a CDS encoding DUF3375 domain-containing protein encodes MDYYAIQGLRENHPGWALLRADHAPLLVAFFVAAFIEPNRRNIPRRELIDALEDVLFMVRDEQGDAAFPRSAAEYLDNWAAPEKAWLRKFYIENQDDPIFDLTPTTEDAVRWVQSLQGREFVATQSRLTGIFALLKTLVQGSETDPEVRLAQLEAERAAIDAKIEAVAAGDMPVMTGPEALDHYQQLRAQAQDLLSDFREVEANFRDLDRKVRERIATWEGSQGELLDAIFTNQEDISGSLQGRTFQGFWDYLMSPAQRAELSDLLEKTTQIPTLATVDGVGEIVNLQRDWLPAVEQTQGTVRRLSSQMRRLLDDKVFLENKRIMQLIRSIESNALALRNDPPSGTVTEIAAQQAEITLPFERPLYKPGTQVVIDDAVELAEDTEVDSSALFDQFYVDRAELQANIDEVLGQLPQASLGQVLELHPLAKGLAEVVTYFQIAAESGWADIDASRTQTLSWTTSTGARREATVEHVTFVRPE; translated from the coding sequence TTGGATTACTACGCCATACAGGGGCTTCGGGAAAACCACCCGGGGTGGGCCTTGCTACGCGCCGACCATGCCCCGCTGCTGGTCGCCTTCTTCGTCGCGGCCTTCATCGAGCCCAACCGCCGCAACATCCCGCGCCGCGAGCTGATCGACGCGCTCGAGGACGTGCTGTTCATGGTCCGCGACGAACAGGGTGATGCAGCGTTCCCGCGCAGCGCCGCGGAATACCTGGACAACTGGGCGGCGCCGGAGAAGGCCTGGCTGCGCAAGTTCTACATCGAGAACCAGGACGACCCGATCTTCGATCTGACCCCCACCACCGAGGACGCGGTGCGCTGGGTGCAATCGTTGCAGGGGCGGGAGTTCGTGGCCACCCAGTCGCGGCTCACCGGCATCTTCGCACTGCTCAAGACCCTGGTGCAGGGCTCGGAAACCGATCCCGAAGTTCGCCTGGCGCAGCTGGAGGCCGAACGCGCGGCCATCGACGCGAAGATCGAGGCTGTCGCGGCCGGGGACATGCCGGTGATGACCGGCCCCGAGGCGCTTGACCACTACCAGCAGCTGCGCGCCCAGGCCCAGGACCTGCTCTCGGACTTCCGCGAGGTCGAGGCGAACTTCCGCGACCTGGACCGCAAGGTCCGCGAACGCATCGCCACCTGGGAGGGAAGCCAGGGAGAGCTGCTCGATGCGATCTTCACCAACCAGGAGGACATCTCCGGGTCCTTGCAGGGACGCACCTTCCAGGGGTTCTGGGACTACCTGATGTCCCCGGCGCAGCGTGCCGAACTGTCCGACCTGCTGGAAAAGACCACGCAGATCCCCACGCTGGCGACCGTTGACGGGGTGGGGGAGATCGTGAACCTGCAGCGCGACTGGCTGCCGGCGGTCGAGCAGACCCAGGGCACCGTGCGCCGCCTCTCCTCGCAGATGCGCAGGCTGCTCGATGACAAGGTGTTCCTGGAGAACAAGCGCATCATGCAGCTGATCCGCAGCATCGAATCCAACGCGCTGGCGCTGCGCAACGACCCGCCGTCCGGCACCGTCACCGAGATCGCGGCGCAGCAGGCGGAGATCACCCTTCCCTTCGAACGCCCCCTCTACAAGCCAGGAACCCAGGTGGTCATCGACGATGCGGTGGAGCTCGCCGAGGACACCGAGGTCGATTCCAGCGCGCTCTTCGACCAGTTCTATGTGGACCGTGCCGAGCTGCAGGCGAACATCGACGAGGTCCTGGGCCAGCTGCCGCAGGCCAGCCTGGGACAGGTCCTGGAGCTGCACCCGCTGGCCAAGGGGCTGGCCGAGGTCGTCACCTACTTCCAGATCGCCGCCGAATCCGGCTGGGCGGACATCGACGCCTCGCGCACCCAGACCCTTTCCTGGACCACCAGCACCGGGGCGCGGCGCGAAGCCACGGTGGAACACGTTACCTTTGTGAGGCCCGAATGA